ACTCACCGTCCACACTTCTTATCCTCGTCAAATCCCGACGCCTTCTCTATGCCTGCCACAGCCAACATATCATTTATGACTTTTCGGGCAGCCGCGCGGGCAACGGGGGGAGGGGGCACTCCGTTGTACTCCCCTCGGGCAGAACAACCCGGTCGGCAGCCGTACATGTCGCCAGGGCATCTGCGAAAATGGACCTTAAATGTAATCAAGTAAGGATGATTATTGTGGTATGCTTATGCTAGCCGAGCGACTCAGCCTGGGCATCTGCGAAAATGGTTCGTGAATATAATGGGGTAAGGACGATTATTTTAGTACTCTAGCCGAGCAACCCGTTCGGCAGCCGTACATGTCGCCTGGGCATCTGCGAAAATGGATCGTGAATATAATGGGGTAAGGACGATTATTCTAGTACTCTAGCCGAGCAACCCGTTCGGCAGCCGTACATGTCGCCTGGGCATCTGCGAAAATGGATCGTGAATATAATGGGGTAAGGACGATTATTCTAGTACTCTAGCCGAGCAACCCGTTCGGCAGCCGTACATGTCGCCTGGGCATCTGCGAAAATGGATCGTGAATATAATGGGGTAAGGACGATTATTCTGGTACTCTGGCAGAGCAACCCGTTCGGCAGCCGTACATGTCGCCAGGACATCTGCGAAAATGGACCTTGAATGTAATGGGGTAAAGATGATTATTGTGGTATGCTGGCCAAGCAACTAGTCCGCAGCCACATGTCGCCTGGGCATCTGCGGAAATGGACCTAAAATGTAATCAAGTAAAGATGATTATTGTGGTAGGTATGCTAGCCAAGCAACTAGTCTGCAGCCACATGTCGCCTGGGCATATGAGAAAATGGACCTTGATGTAATGGGGTAAAGACGATTATTGTGGTATGCTAGCCGAGTAACTCAGTCTGCAGTCATATGTCGCCTGGGCATGTGAAAATGTGTCTTGAATGTGGTGGGATAAAGGTGTTTTCTGAGTGACGTGAAGGTATTATAGGAGGAATGAAGCGATATTTTATCAGGTCACTGTCTATTGCAGACATGAAAACTAATTTGCATGCTTTTGGGTATCAAATAGTGTTTTTGACCAAAAATATGTTCAATGTTTCAAAGTGTTAGTACCATTAGAAAAACATGATACGACGTCAATAATGTTTTTAAACTGCTAGACGAAATGTCAAAGTGCACATACTGTTATGTatatttttgaatatttgtgTAATCCTAATAACACGGGGGTATCCCCGTTAACATTTAACTACGAGCCAACTTGTGCCTTACCGTATTTTATTCATAAGATACATTGcgcatattttgttttaagaataTGTGAGGTTAACAGgcacataaaatatttacctttgGGCACCAACAGCGTGAAGAACATACAAGATCTTGTCATAGTTGCTATTCGACATTTCAATGGGCACGCTATGCCTTGGCGTGTGCCCCTCCTTATTTTTGGCTTCCAAATTCGCGCCGAAAACAGTCAGCGCTTGTACTATTGGTATATTCGTTTGTTTCACAGCTATATGTAGGGGTGTATTTCCTTCCTTGTCTCCTATTGAATGTTCCGCGCCTCGAGACAGTAGTGCTGTGACGCAATCGAGTCTTCCGCGCAGCGCCATGATGTGTAAGGCAGTTCGGCCATCGAAGTTTACAGCGTTAATGTCACAGTTCTTGTCGACCAAAGGTTCAATGACCTCCCTGGATGTGGCCCAGTGGAGAGGCGTGCCTCCATGCTTCATATCTTGCTGGTGGAGCTTTGGCTGGTTGTCTTGCAGCAGATCGCCTACGATACCTGTAAATATGATTAGTCGTTTATTTAACTCGATTTTTTTTGGGTCCATTAACTGATTCTTTTAGATTGCCAGTAGTCTGTGGTCATATAACTGTAACTTCCGTTAGCTACGAAGGTATCCTAGTAAGCTGGAGCATCTTGAATGAAAACTTAGATTTACAGAAAGAACAATTACAATCGAAACTTGTTAAGTAGTTCTCAACATTGGATGATATGGTCACTCCCTGCCAGAGCGTAACCATAAAACCTGACAGGTCCCTCTGGTGGTGCTTATTGGGGCAGCACGCGAATTAGAGCAGTAAGAGAGGGGTCTCTAAAAGTCGGATCCCTAAAATCAAAGTAGCCCACCTGGTATACTAGTGGCCGACCGCTGCGCAGCTGTAAGATTGACGTCAGCGCCGGCCATCAATAATGCGCGTACGCAGTCTGGAGCATTGGCCAGGCACGCCATGTGAAGAGGCGTGTAACCCTGCTTGTTGAACACATTCAGAGATGCTGCTGTTTTGCCGGCTAGCACCTGGGATAGAAAGAGAAAGGGTTTATTCCGACTTTAAAACAGTGCGTGTACGCATTTTGACGCGTTGGCCAGGAAAGTCATATGAAGAGGATGTTGAACACGTTTAGAGATGCGACTGTTTTGCCGGCTAGCACCTGTGGTGGAAAACAAGGATAATTTAAACACCTCACAGACTACAGGGCattgggcagggcacatagtacgcagaactgacggccgatgatattgaggccacgtaccggaaaacgcagcttgGAACATCCACACATGGACGTGGACGGTTAcaatgtggaccgacgacctcataaaggtagcagaaaggcgctggatgcaggccgctaccaactgggcgatgtagagatcattggaggaggcctatgttcagtagtcaACGTCCTGTGGCTCAAATATGATGACAGACTATAGACGTTTAGAGATATAGTTCGTACAGGACTAAGTAATTTGCGTTCACAGCACTTGTAGGTTACTGTTTTTCTAAATGAACAAACAGAAAGTGTATAGATTTCAAATGAAACTTGAGTTAGTTCCAAAAATTATTTGTCTCTGATCCTCTATTGTACAATTGCCAGACAAGCATAGTGGAATGGCCTCACCATCTCGGTAGTTTAGTGTTAACGTACTGTTAACATGTAGGAATGGTGACATTTTTACATAACACGAGTATTAGTTATTTCTGGAAAGGTGTTTCTCATTATGAGgtggattttttttatctttggaCTATAATCGACATGATAGTCGTTGAAATTATACATTTCATTCATTTGCATGAGCCATTTGCCTCCATATCTCAAATTGCGAAAACACATAGCGAATTTGATGACCATAGGGAAAACTAGTATCGTACTTGGTTTCGCAAATAcgacaaaaatataaatcagtCTGTTCTCTGTCAACACAGGCGAGTCTGTTACATAAACGTCAATGCAAACAAACTTTATctcaagttatttttacttgttATGACTAATATTTGCAAGTAAGTAAAAACACGAATCTTCGCTTTGGGTACCTAATGAGATTTACATACTTGTACTTCTTCAAGGCTTTTTACAATTTCTAGACATATAACGTTACAAAAACATATATCGATACTATGTTTATTAGGACCATGCATAGTTTCAGGGTAGGTATACAAATTAATGCATTTTTCCCCGAAAAAGAGAGTGGAATCTTTTTTAGGCAGGGTGGAAACACGTCACACGCATGCGCTGTTCATATTTTTCGATGCAGACCCCCAGGGACACCCGTGCGAGTATTAGCGGAGGCGGGCAGCTGCCCTCTCCTGCCCTCTCAAGTGCGAAAAAGGCTTTAAAGACGGTAAAGgtatgtatagtctggtccgggagcacgtagaattttgtccaatgaccccaagctacccatccttgtcgctcgcgcgtaattatattgctatcgcgactgtgcgacgagcgcccgcagtgagtgtgcgagcgtgacagcaacataattacgcgcgagcgttaaggatgggtagcttggggtcattggacaaaattctacgtgctcacggatcaGACTATAGGGATATGCAGCTGCCCTTTCCTGCCCTTCGTCCCTAGGTATGCCCAATTGCCCATGTATTACTTACGTTGATAATCTCCTTGTTGCTAGCAGCCGCGTAGTGGAACACCGTATTGCCGTCCAGGTCGACCACGTCTAAAGAACAGTTCAGCGACACCAAGCTTTGTACCATGCGCAGGTTGCATGACTTCACTGCCACCTGCGGAACAAAGAACAAAGGGTGATTTTTAATTTcgacgttaaaaattaaaaaaaactgatgTTCGCTGGGGCATTGGCTAGAAGACAAAGTCTAAGCAGGCCTCTCATTCGATgaatcgacgatctggtgaaggtcgcggaaatcGCTTGGATGCAGGTgtaaccggtcattgtggaaacctttaggggagacctttgtccagccgtggacgtTTTTTTGGTTTGCAAATCCGAATTAAAAGATGCTTCAAACATACGAGTAAATATCCTACTTAGATGAATAAGAACGTATAAGAAGAAACAaccctacctacctattacGAAGGTTAGTGTGTTTAAAAAGATTATCTAAACTCTCTGATATTCCTAGATTAGTTTTCTACACGTCTCTAAAATGCTGCTAAGCTATTATAGTTTAAAACTGATTCTTTAGCGATTGCTTTTTGTAAAGACGCATATTATTATAGAGTTTGCATTCGCCACATGCCTAACTATTAGCGAAACGAAATTAGTCctatttgaataatattttggcGGTGTAGCGTCATTTCATAATACATATCACACGTCTAAATCTTACATAAAATTCGTATTATATTACTCAACCCATTACGACCTCAGACAACGACACAAGTTGAAGGTCAGTAACGTTTTCAACGAGTTTTTTTATAGTGTTTTGCCTTCATTGTGAACATGTGTTCATAAAAAACCATTGCGTAGTTGGAAAATATCTAACGAAATTATGCTTGAATCCACAATAATAAATTTAGACGTAAAATAAGATGTATGGCTAGATTGAACCTTTGAGTAGGACACGAGCCTTTGCAAAAACTTGAAGTAGGTGAAATAGGAGATGAAGTTAGTAGGTATGGGTAATCAATTATTTTCTTAGTAACGGGATATGTAAAATTTAGGTCAGGCAGGAATGAAGTGTTTTTATACACTTCCGGTATTAGAGAAGCGTTCGTGAGAGACGACAATACAAGCAGGCGAAGTTAATTGATATATGAAATACCTTACATAGTTACATATACTTTGTCATGACGTCATAATAATCACCCTGTAGGCGTTCACAATAGAATGGTTCTCCATAGCAAGCTGCTTGAATCACGCAGCTTGACTGACTCAAACCTAGAGTTAAACAATGAGAGATTACGACGCCTCAGCGGCAATAAAGGGTGCAAGAAACGTATCAGCAAAAATATGAACATCATTAATATTACTGTAATATTTCGAACTTTGGAATCAACAAAAAATCCTAATATAAGTTTATGATTCATTACAATGCTGTCACTAATTTAACTAATCGCTTTTATCTAAAATCAATACTAAATTATCGATAACGAACatgcaataataattattattgtactaCGGAAATAATAGTACTATTATTTCCTAAAAGTAAAGATAAGACGTAACACGTTTACGTACTATAGCCCTTGCGTATCCAATATTCAACAAGATGTCGTTTGGTAAAACTGTGTAATATTTCCATAGTCCAACAGCAAGTTTTTAAAAAGGGTCATTTAGTTTCTAAGTGTGGTAGTAAACTGCAACATTGGTCAGCAATATTGTGTCATATGGCGCGTATATGGCCGTATCTAGATTACGAATAATGCGGCTCTATATCAAGGCTAGTTCTGTCCACTTATTTTAAGCCTTCAATGCTATCCATCTTTCCAAGTTTGGAACAAATTGCAGCAAATGGTTTGCGTGTCTGGCTGGCTATAGCTAGATCCTATGAATTCCAGATCAAAAGCATTCAACTAGTCCTTTTTGTTAGTTAGAAAAAAGTTCTTACCATCAAAGGAGTAGCTCCATTAGCTGGGTCTGTGTCATCCATATGCTTCTGTACCTCAGGGTCATTAAACAGCTCGTGTGGCCCGATGTGGGCCACCAGATGGGCTATTGTCCATGATTGGTGCTCTGACAATGTGTCACAGAGTTTTTGTAGACCTGCCACTGTACACTAATACAAAGATTTTAGACCTATTTAGTGACATAAAGTAGGAAATTCGCAAGTTCACGGTATTGAATAGAAAACGTAAGCTaccattaaaactatttttaacacTCCTGTTTGCTAATCATtgtgtaaggctgagttgcgccacctaactttgaccgtaactatgacgttaaccggtgttttttgtatggaatttgacagatttttgacgtttgtcaaagttaggtggtgcaactcaccctaagtCTTTTTACGTTTGTTTTTAGCGTTTTATATTTATCATTTAGTCATCAAAATGGTTGTAAATAATACTTGTATGTACTACATTGGCTCATATCTCAGCTACAGATGCTGTAATTTCTTTGAAATTAGGTAAGTCATGGAAAGGAGCCAAATAAAATCAATCTTAAATAGATGTGACTAAGGGCAGATTTTATATTCTCAtccattacttttattattgatAAACATATTAAAATGGGTTCTTAGTATCTAGAAATGGAACTAAGATACAAAATGACAGCTATTTTATTAATGAACAATAAATAAGATAGCAGTGGAAAACAAAAGTTCAACAGTTCATTTGGGGAATTCCCTTtcacatgtaaaaataaataaaataaccaaGAACTAAGTTACAATGCAGTTTAAAAAGTaactataatattgtttaaacagAACATgtaattaacttttattaaaacaaggaaaatcaatctgattaaaataatctttTTCCTCCAtcatatttctaaaaaatttctgtaataactaattttaataaattaattaatgatacaTGAAAGAAACATCAATTTTTTCTTGTTTATGTATGAAAACTAAGCCAAATTATTAGACATCCACTTACTTCCTTAGTCACAGTGATGTATACTGGTATcctttctttgtaaacaataaaCCTCTCTTCTGCTATTTCTTTATTCTCAGATCGGAACAAACTGAAAGATACattacaaaatgttatttacagAATAAAAAACTATTTCGATATAAAATAGCAATCGCAAGGTTAAGCAACCCTAGATAATTTTTGTAACTTCACGCAATATATAAATACCTAACAATGCTCTCATTACTGTGTAACTATCTGATCATGTATAATTAAAGCAATGAATCATCTCAATTTATAGAAATAACAAGATATACTGACCTGTACATAGTATGCAAGCTCTCAGTAAATGGCTTATGTAGGATGATTTCGAAGAATCTGTCCTTAGTATTCTTGGTATCTGGCGGAATTTTCGGTGCATACAATATCATAGAATCTTTTCTGTACAGAACAGGCCTCGAAATGTAGTTATCAGATCGCACTTCAAGGACTTTTGTAGGAGACTCCTCAGTCCCGAGGAGACCTCGAAAAACTGTTGAAAAATTTAAGAATATCATCAAATTAAGCAAAGTAACTGAAATAAACTGCAAAAATAATATCTTGGCACAATAATTTTACTAACATGAATTCAACATGTTTATTCAATATTGCCGCAGCCTTGTAGTGCCAAGGAATTTGTTAGGCTGAGGAAGTAAACACTGCACTATGAACTACACAATATCGGATACAATCAATACTATTTTTTCACGCAATATTATGATTTTCCGACGCAGTTTTTCCGCAACGATCGCTACAAAACTAAACCcagggtgtggaaacttccatacaacggtcatcgaagtgaaacttgcttccaaacagcgacatcggtgaataaattcaaatactttttaactaccctaaaacgctctagatgtcgctgctcctgtttccttcatattttcatttttttcttaattaaaatatatttgagaatattgttaattacaatgtgaaaactttttttaaatgaaattaatttgttttaatttaaaactgaacattgacatttttgttataatttacataatagagtagtagaaattactatttaacatatggcaactttgtttttcctccaaaatggccggtgttgtttttgttatgttaaatgcattcttgttttcttagccatcatttaagttttctgtggccctattaaagtattgaagagtcgtcgagtcaaattcaagttcattccttcgtacctgctgctgttctggttcatcggagttttgttcgttccttcgtgaatcgcgaagaaactttctgttatgttcacaagtgatctgagttttctcaatgtgcaaatgcttttttagtgttgttgaaaactttgcgaaaagacgcttttggtgtataatattatgtgtgttcataaataaagtaaaattattaaattcaaaagtttttgtttacttatttgcatttccatgtgcaatgtagaatttttccaaatccattgttttgaaaataatacaatacgtacaccataaagataaatattttcaaaataatggatttgaaaaaattctacattgtacatcataaaaacataattccttgaaggttatgagggcctatgtgtgcgtgaactgtgtgtat
The DNA window shown above is from Ostrinia nubilalis chromosome 13, ilOstNubi1.1, whole genome shotgun sequence and carries:
- the LOC135077681 gene encoding 85/88 kDa calcium-independent phospholipase A2; translation: MLNSFFRGLLGTEESPTKVLEVRSDNYISRPVLYRKDSMILYAPKIPPDTKNTKDRFFEIILHKPFTESLHTMYSLFRSENKEIAEERFIVYKERIPVYITVTKECTVAGLQKLCDTLSEHQSWTIAHLVAHIGPHELFNDPEVQKHMDDTDPANGATPLMVAVKSCNLRMVQSLVSLNCSLDVVDLDGNTVFHYAAASNKEIINVLAGKTAASLNVFNKQGYTPLHMACLANAPDCVRALLMAGADVNLTAAQRSATSIPGIVGDLLQDNQPKLHQQDMKHGGTPLHWATSREVIEPLVDKNCDINAVNFDGRTALHIMALRGRLDCVTALLSRGAEHSIGDKEGNTPLHIAVKQTNIPIVQALTVFGANLEAKNKEGHTPRHSVPIEMSNSNYDKILYVLHAVGAQRCPGDMYGCRPGCSARGEYNGVPPPPVARAAARKVINDMLAVAGIEKASGFDEDKKCGRLLCLDGGGIRGLVLVQVLLTLEESVGRPIVDCFDWIAGTSTGGILALALACGKTLRECQRLYFRLKEIAFVGMRPYPSDPLENILKDCLGTETVMSDIKHPKLMILAVLADRKPVDLHIFRNYQSAQEILDAYNGTNSPRAEAGDQVSVVSLPVPPPPSEQLVWQAARASGAAPSYFRASGRYLDGGLMGNNPTLDALTELTELRLALNGVGQYEEARATNLKVVVSCGTGLIPVTKLKDIDVFKPESLWDTARLAWGLSAIGGLLVDQATQSDGRVVERARAWCSSLGAPYFRFSPHMSADLAMDERADDKLVTMLWEAQAYMREHRDEVRELTALLRG